The Mytilus edulis chromosome 12, xbMytEdul2.2, whole genome shotgun sequence genome contains a region encoding:
- the LOC139499498 gene encoding fibrinogen-like protein A: MNHLNETIDHLRNDVDKLEELQRSEDNITDCIDKPDTESNQERKNRDCTDIQKNSNQALESGVYNRDCTDIQKNSNQALESGVYRIYPNGGKSVQAYCDMSTDGGGWTVIQKRFDGSVDFNQNWLECENGFGNINGEFWFGNKYVHNLTASGKYELRIDMVDTSNNKKYAVYRIFSIGDAASKYKLTVGGYSGNIGNQVLTSIFYITLTLISSTSNPIRVIRYII; the protein is encoded by the exons ATGAATCATCTTAATGAAACTATAGACCATCTGAGGAATGATGTCGACAAGTTAGAAGAGTTACAAAGGTCCGAGGACAACATTACAGACTGTATTGACAAACCAG ATACAGAATCAAATCAAGAGAGAAAGAATAGAGACTGCACAGATATACAAAAGAACAGCAATCAGGCGCTGGAAAGTGGTGTGTACAATAGAGACTGCACAGATATACAAAAGAACAGCAATCAGGCGCTGGAAAGTGGTGTGTACAGAATATATCCCAACGGCGGAAAGTCTGTCCAGGCTTATTGTGATATGTCTACAGACGGCGGAGGATGGACA GTTATTCAGAAAAGATTTGATGGATCAGTTGACTTTAATCAGAACTGGTTGGAATGTGAAAATGGGTTTGGTAACATAAATGGAGAATTCTGGTTTG GAAACAAGTACGTGCATAACCTGACAGCCAGTGGAAAATACGAACTGAGGATAGATATGGTTGATACAAGTAATAACAAGAAATATGCTGTTTACAGAATTTTCAGTATTGGAGACGCTGCTTCAAAGTACAAGTTAACAGTCGGTGGTTATTCAGGAAACATAGGTAACCAAGTATTAACGTCAATATTTTATATAACATTAACTCTCATATCCTCCACCAGCAACCCGATAAGAGTTATCCGCTAcataatttaa